One Urocitellus parryii isolate mUroPar1 chromosome 8, mUroPar1.hap1, whole genome shotgun sequence DNA window includes the following coding sequences:
- the LOC144256665 gene encoding retinoic acid early transcript 1E-like translates to MALGTLIGLFSVSLPLLLGHNCFWAAPTGTHSLCLDFTVKSQSRPGESWCEVQGSVDKTAFLQYDCESNKIKPLGHLGKEVNATETWKQLTEMLRELGRDLRMILLDMDLEQKMARGHLTLQAKMSCQLEGKNHIGSSWNFSIDGQPYLCFSGLHMEWTVINPRARGIKEKWENDKELIEHLRKVSMGDCNHWLRELLKHWKKMPAPTSTVPVTSGSPRASSVSVTSLGIIIVLILVVIIIIFMAIKFYRKSTDTMKEAVPSSNMSSDQHLNEDKK, encoded by the exons GTACCCACTCTCTTTGCCTCGACTTCACTGTCAAATCTCAGTCCAGACCTGGAGAGTCCTGGTGTGAAGTGCAGGGCTCAGTGGATAAGACCGCTTTCCTTCAGTATGACTGTGAGAGCAATAAGATCAAACCTTTGGGTCACCTGGGAAAGGAGGTGAATGCCACCGAAACATGGAAACAATTGACCGAAATGCTGAGAGAACTGGGGCGAGATCTCAGGATGATCCTGCTTGACATGGACTTGGAACAAAAGATGGCCAGGG GTCATCTCACCCTGCAGGCCAAGATGTCTTGTCAGCTTGAAGGAAAAAATCACATTGGTTCATCCTGGAATTTCAGCATTGATGGACAGCCATATCTATGTTTTAGTGGGTTGCACATGGAGTGGACAGTGATTAATCCTAGAGCCAGAGGGATCAAGGAGAAGTGGGAGAATGACAAAGAACTGATAGAACATTTAAGGAAGGTCTCCATGGGAGATTGCAATCACTGGCTCAGGGAACTCTTAAAGCACTGGAAGAAAATGCCAG caccAACATCAACAGTCCCAGTTACCAGCGGATCTCCACGTGCCTCATCTGTTTCAGTGACCAGCTTAGGGATCATCATTGTCTTAATTTtagtcgtcatcatcatcatcttcatggcCATCAAGTTCTACAGGAAATCAACAGACACCATGAAAG AAGCTGTTCCATCATCTAATATGTCATCAGACCAACACTTGAATGAAGACAAGAAGTGA